One region of Kangiella marina genomic DNA includes:
- a CDS encoding inner membrane-spanning protein YciB: MTFLKENYPIVGFIAAYLITKNLILAAAIWSGLTLVQMVLHYFTKKEIKKSHVALFFVGLALVALAYYFDDDDFIKWKTSIAVWAGAIFILIRQLASKKYVIQDLTKSSGLIKDSAPQPLLARVNWLWIISLALYGGLNLYIAFNFSTDFWFYFKLISMFVMLFGLLIISIVMLKEHIHLEDDQPKP, encoded by the coding sequence ATGACATTTTTGAAAGAAAACTACCCTATCGTAGGGTTTATCGCAGCTTACTTAATTACTAAAAACCTGATTTTGGCCGCAGCGATATGGAGTGGCTTAACGCTGGTGCAAATGGTACTTCATTACTTTACCAAAAAAGAAATCAAGAAAAGCCATGTAGCCCTGTTTTTCGTCGGCTTGGCGCTAGTCGCCCTTGCTTATTATTTCGATGACGATGACTTCATCAAATGGAAAACCAGCATCGCAGTATGGGCTGGTGCGATATTCATCCTCATTCGTCAATTAGCGTCTAAGAAATACGTTATTCAAGATTTAACCAAGTCGAGCGGTCTAATAAAAGACTCAGCGCCTCAGCCACTACTGGCCAGAGTCAATTGGCTTTGGATCATCAGCCTAGCGCTTTACGGCGGACTCAACCTCTATATTGCGTTTAACTTTAGCACCGACTTTTGGTTTTACTTTAAACTTATCAGTATGTTTGTCATGCTATTTGGACTGCTTATCATCAGTATTGTGATGCTTAAAGAGCATATCCATCTAGAGGATGATCAACCAAAGCCATAA
- a CDS encoding peptidoglycan DD-metalloendopeptidase family protein, with amino-acid sequence MQKETKDILKRSAIRSLWIVAIVLGLYLLQGCGNPRLAPVEERKATGNGASLHSFYPPTEVDNSQQFYIVKPADTLYSIAFRYGFDYKVLAQANDIDATFTIFPGQKLDLEKTRQYEQRHEVDTSRVAQREPENNPISSRRGVQEVSRTAVTTVERPTTSTPVAKVDTSDNRSRHQPVAKSKPTESKKPQPKPKKPVSQPKKVEAVKKKPVAKAATTESFTSRPVKYWMWPNMGKIITRFSGGKGSRGIDIAGNMGEPVRAAAPGLVVYSGRGLRGYGNLIIVKHNNDFISAYAHNKRLLVKENEIIKAGQKIAEVGSSDSEIPKLHFEIRFKGKPVDPLRYLPKR; translated from the coding sequence ATGCAAAAAGAAACTAAAGACATCTTGAAACGCTCCGCGATTCGTTCCTTATGGATCGTTGCGATTGTCTTAGGTCTGTATTTATTGCAAGGCTGTGGTAATCCGCGATTGGCGCCAGTGGAAGAACGTAAGGCCACAGGTAATGGCGCGAGCTTACACAGTTTTTACCCCCCGACAGAAGTCGATAATAGCCAGCAGTTTTACATCGTTAAACCTGCCGACACCCTATACTCCATCGCTTTTCGCTATGGTTTTGACTATAAAGTGCTAGCGCAGGCCAATGATATCGATGCTACATTCACCATCTTTCCGGGACAAAAGTTAGATTTAGAGAAGACTCGCCAATACGAGCAACGCCATGAAGTAGATACTTCTCGAGTTGCGCAGCGAGAGCCAGAGAATAATCCTATCAGTAGCCGAAGAGGCGTGCAGGAGGTCAGTCGAACGGCAGTAACCACGGTTGAGCGTCCTACGACTTCTACCCCTGTTGCAAAAGTAGACACTAGCGACAATAGAAGTCGTCATCAACCAGTGGCTAAGAGCAAACCGACTGAAAGCAAAAAGCCCCAGCCTAAACCTAAAAAGCCTGTTTCTCAGCCCAAAAAGGTTGAGGCCGTTAAAAAGAAGCCTGTAGCAAAAGCCGCGACAACCGAGAGCTTTACGAGTCGTCCGGTAAAATACTGGATGTGGCCAAATATGGGCAAAATTATCACTCGCTTCTCAGGCGGCAAAGGATCGCGTGGTATTGATATCGCGGGCAATATGGGTGAGCCAGTTAGAGCCGCAGCTCCGGGCCTCGTGGTTTATTCTGGACGAGGATTGCGTGGCTACGGCAATTTGATCATCGTAAAGCACAATAACGACTTCATCAGTGCTTACGCTCACAACAAGCGTTTACTGGTAAAAGAAAACGAAATCATCAAAGCCGGTCAAAAGATTGCAGAAGTCGGTAGTTCTGACTCTGAAATTCCAAAACTTCACTTCGAAATTCGATTTAAGGGTAAGCCTGTGGATCCGTTGCGGTATCTGCCGAAACGCTAA
- the hisI gene encoding phosphoribosyl-AMP cyclohydrolase, translating to MLIPSIDLLDGKAVQLEQGNPDRKIVEEADVFGLLERFSLFGEVAIIDLDAALGRGSNKQLIKQLIKKYPCRVGGGIRDYDTAREYLSAGAKKVILGTSCRSDFVKKLPSSQLIFAIDAKGDDWVTHGWQSTDTVKVLDLIQEIQGNCSEFLYTQVQKEGMLGGIDEKRIQQVVKTSKIPVTVAGGITTLDDIQFINKLGSNSQIGMSVYTGRLKLDDALLSCVDFDKAPLMPTIVQDAETDQVLMLAYSTKESLQQAMIKKAGIYYSRSRQELWQKGLTSGNIQELVNIDYDCDGDTLLFKVKQSGNACHFERYSCFATQNRGFDLNVLDRVFEQRLEDLSSGVNGKSFTQKLFASEDLQIEKLNEECQELIEARDNDEVRWEAADLIFFALVNAKAKGVSANEIISELGARNAD from the coding sequence ATGTTAATTCCAAGTATTGATTTATTAGACGGTAAAGCTGTGCAGTTGGAGCAGGGCAATCCTGATAGAAAGATTGTTGAAGAAGCCGATGTTTTTGGCTTACTTGAACGTTTTTCGCTTTTTGGTGAGGTGGCTATCATTGATTTAGATGCCGCATTGGGACGAGGCAGCAATAAACAGCTGATCAAGCAACTCATCAAAAAATATCCGTGCCGAGTTGGCGGTGGTATCCGTGATTATGATACCGCACGCGAGTATCTGTCGGCTGGCGCAAAGAAAGTGATTTTGGGTACTTCGTGTCGTTCTGACTTTGTGAAAAAGCTTCCAAGTTCGCAGCTGATATTTGCGATTGATGCAAAAGGTGATGACTGGGTGACGCATGGTTGGCAATCAACAGATACGGTGAAAGTACTCGATCTCATTCAAGAGATTCAAGGCAACTGTTCCGAGTTTTTGTACACGCAGGTGCAAAAAGAGGGCATGCTGGGTGGTATTGATGAAAAAAGAATTCAGCAGGTGGTCAAGACTTCCAAAATTCCCGTCACCGTTGCTGGTGGCATCACCACATTGGACGACATTCAGTTCATCAATAAACTGGGGTCGAATAGCCAAATAGGAATGTCGGTGTATACCGGTCGCTTAAAGTTAGACGATGCGTTATTAAGCTGTGTTGATTTCGATAAAGCGCCACTAATGCCGACCATTGTGCAGGATGCGGAAACGGATCAAGTGTTGATGCTGGCGTACTCAACCAAAGAATCTTTACAGCAAGCTATGATCAAAAAAGCAGGGATTTATTATAGTCGCTCACGTCAGGAGTTGTGGCAGAAAGGCTTAACCAGCGGTAACATCCAAGAGCTCGTCAATATTGATTATGACTGTGACGGTGATACGTTACTGTTTAAGGTGAAGCAGTCTGGAAATGCTTGCCACTTCGAGCGCTATAGTTGTTTTGCGACACAAAATCGCGGGTTCGATCTGAACGTTTTAGATCGTGTTTTCGAGCAGCGACTAGAGGATTTATCGAGTGGTGTCAACGGAAAGTCCTTTACTCAAAAGCTATTCGCGAGCGAAGATTTGCAAATCGAAAAGCTTAATGAAGAGTGCCAAGAATTGATCGAAGCGCGCGATAATGACGAGGTTCGCTGGGAAGCTGCGGACTTGATTTTCTTTGCGCTAGTTAATGCCAAAGCGAAAGGGGTGTCGGCAAACGAAATTATCAGTGAACTGGGGGCGCGTAATGCAGACTAA
- a CDS encoding peptidoglycan recognition protein family protein, with protein sequence MVDQNDAKIESGKLLHSKVEHKVYKGLHKGDMNSPKAIVVHQTGAATAQHTFNSYTSSPHGAHFLISKTGKIYQTALINKYTYHVGKLRSRCIETNDCSKAELAKANAIYLKKGESYGIRVKKLHKHELGKNYPDRYPSNTESIGIEIVGDHSTKNGYETVNALQNTSLEWLVAQLNKLLCLEDNDVYRHPEVSYKQSSEASSAKW encoded by the coding sequence ATGGTTGATCAAAACGATGCCAAAATCGAATCAGGAAAATTGCTCCACTCTAAAGTCGAACATAAGGTATATAAAGGCCTCCACAAAGGAGATATGAACTCACCAAAAGCAATTGTCGTTCATCAAACCGGCGCCGCTACCGCGCAACACACTTTTAACTCATATACATCCTCTCCCCATGGTGCTCATTTCCTCATTAGCAAAACAGGTAAAATTTACCAAACAGCGCTTATCAATAAATACACTTACCATGTAGGAAAATTGCGTTCGCGCTGCATTGAAACAAATGACTGCTCTAAAGCTGAGCTAGCAAAAGCGAATGCTATTTATTTAAAGAAAGGCGAGTCGTATGGCATAAGAGTGAAAAAACTTCACAAGCATGAGCTTGGCAAGAATTACCCTGATAGATACCCCTCAAATACAGAGTCTATAGGGATCGAAATTGTAGGTGACCATTCGACTAAAAACGGTTATGAAACCGTTAATGCTCTACAAAACACATCCTTGGAGTGGTTAGTGGCTCAGTTAAATAAACTTTTATGCCTCGAGGATAATGATGTGTATCGCCACCCAGAGGTGTCTTATAAACAATCATCAGAAGCGAGTTCAGCCAAATGGTAA
- a CDS encoding PHP domain-containing protein, with translation MLRDLHSHTIASDGDLTVSELLKLASERGVDELAITDHDSIDSLREASKVAGDYGVKLIPGVEISATVPNKKQDTVHIVGLQVNPEQESLQRFLGVIQSRRKERALAMGERLEQAGVKGAQPDIEYLVDSQPMVCRTHLAQYLLERGVVKNFGDAFKKYLAKGGKAYVKDQWFEMEDAIAIIRQAGGIAVLAHPTRYGMGSNKLQQLIEEFKEAGGLSLEASYPNIHPGQRNLLLDWCNRYELYASQGSDFHSTNKPWALLGKFAPLPERVTPVWESTAWKSSAG, from the coding sequence ATGTTGAGAGATTTGCACAGCCACACAATCGCCTCAGACGGTGATTTGACCGTATCTGAGCTATTAAAACTGGCTTCAGAGCGTGGCGTTGATGAGTTGGCGATTACTGACCATGATTCAATCGATTCTCTTAGAGAAGCCAGCAAAGTCGCTGGAGATTATGGCGTGAAGCTAATCCCTGGCGTTGAAATCTCCGCCACCGTTCCGAATAAGAAGCAGGATACGGTGCATATCGTGGGGTTGCAGGTCAACCCTGAGCAGGAAAGCTTACAACGTTTTCTTGGCGTGATTCAAAGCCGACGTAAAGAGCGCGCGTTAGCGATGGGAGAGCGATTAGAGCAGGCTGGTGTTAAAGGGGCGCAGCCTGATATTGAGTACCTAGTCGACAGTCAGCCAATGGTTTGCCGTACGCACCTAGCACAGTATCTTTTGGAGCGGGGTGTGGTCAAAAACTTTGGTGATGCCTTTAAAAAATACCTAGCCAAGGGCGGTAAGGCTTACGTTAAAGACCAGTGGTTTGAGATGGAAGATGCTATAGCGATAATTCGACAAGCCGGTGGTATAGCTGTGTTGGCGCACCCGACCCGTTACGGTATGGGGTCTAATAAACTGCAGCAATTGATAGAAGAGTTCAAAGAAGCGGGTGGCTTGAGTCTAGAGGCCAGCTACCCCAATATCCACCCTGGGCAGCGGAATTTATTATTGGATTGGTGTAACCGCTATGAGCTGTATGCTTCTCAGGGATCGGATTTTCACTCGACAAACAAGCCGTGGGCACTTCTCGGTAAATTTGCGCCACTACCAGAGCGAGTCACCCCTGTGTGGGAGTCGACTGCTTGGAAGTCGAGTGCAGGTTAA
- a CDS encoding protein-L-isoaspartate(D-aspartate) O-methyltransferase: protein MNATHISGIGMTSARTRTRLVERLRAEGIKNEELLKIIALTPRHLFIDEGLSHRAYEDTALPIGMGQTISQPYIVARMTEMLMETGSMNKVLEIGTGCGYQTSILAKVAKTVFTVERIRALHMQARKTLTGIGQHNIQYLFADGFNGWHQYAPFDGIIVTAAPPSIPEKLVSQLADGGRMMIPVGSTETSQDLVLVQRKGTKIEETFIEKVKFVPLVNGVAR, encoded by the coding sequence ATGAATGCAACACACATTTCGGGAATTGGCATGACATCTGCGCGAACGCGCACTCGCCTTGTGGAGCGGTTAAGAGCCGAAGGCATCAAGAACGAAGAACTATTAAAAATCATCGCGTTAACGCCTCGCCATTTGTTCATTGATGAAGGTTTGTCACATCGGGCTTATGAAGACACGGCTTTGCCAATCGGTATGGGGCAAACCATTTCGCAGCCCTATATCGTCGCTCGAATGACCGAAATGTTGATGGAAACGGGTAGCATGAATAAGGTGCTGGAAATCGGTACTGGTTGTGGCTATCAAACCTCCATTTTAGCTAAAGTCGCTAAAACCGTATTTACCGTTGAACGTATTCGCGCGCTTCACATGCAGGCTCGCAAGACTTTGACCGGGATTGGTCAACATAACATCCAGTATTTATTTGCTGATGGCTTTAATGGCTGGCATCAGTATGCACCGTTTGACGGCATCATCGTCACGGCAGCGCCGCCGAGTATACCAGAGAAGCTGGTGAGCCAGTTGGCAGATGGTGGTCGCATGATGATACCGGTGGGTTCGACAGAAACATCGCAAGATTTAGTTCTTGTTCAGCGTAAGGGCACTAAGATAGAAGAAACCTTTATTGAGAAAGTGAAGTTTGTGCCATTAGTGAACGGTGTCGCTCGATGA
- the ispF gene encoding 2-C-methyl-D-erythritol 2,4-cyclodiphosphate synthase yields the protein MFRIGHGYDVHKFGGDKPLILGGVLFEGEQGLLAHSDGDVVLHAVCDALLGAIAKGDIGHHFPDSSDEFAGVDSKELLKTVMQLVKKDGFSIGNLDVTIVAQEPKMADKIEGMKGVICAVCDADFEQINLKATTTEKLGFVGRKEGIAVHAVCLLQKAS from the coding sequence ATGTTTCGAATTGGTCACGGATACGATGTCCATAAATTTGGTGGTGATAAGCCTTTAATCTTAGGCGGCGTCTTGTTTGAGGGCGAGCAAGGCTTGCTTGCGCACTCGGATGGCGATGTTGTACTGCACGCCGTCTGTGATGCGCTACTTGGCGCTATTGCTAAAGGCGATATTGGTCATCATTTTCCCGATAGCAGCGACGAGTTTGCTGGTGTGGATAGCAAAGAATTATTAAAGACAGTGATGCAACTGGTCAAAAAAGACGGATTCTCAATCGGAAATCTTGATGTGACCATTGTTGCTCAAGAGCCAAAAATGGCGGATAAGATCGAAGGCATGAAAGGCGTCATTTGTGCTGTGTGTGATGCTGATTTTGAGCAGATAAACCTAAAAGCGACCACCACAGAAAAGCTCGGGTTTGTTGGTCGCAAAGAAGGTATTGCGGTTCATGCAGTCTGTTTGTTGCAGAAAGCCTCATGA
- the surE gene encoding 5'/3'-nucleotidase SurE: protein MKILLSNDDGHFAPGISTLFDYLSKIAEVTTVAPDRNRSGASNSLTLDRPIRVNETERGFYSVTGTPTDCVHLGTHHLMPEPPDMVVAGINTGANLGDDTLYSGTVAAAMEGRALGYPAVAVSLVGHNCEHYVTAAKVAVEIIKGLKDHPMEKNRVLNINVPDLPYDELKGIKLTRLGNRHRADTIIPDKDPKGRPVYWLGPLPEGQDIGEGTDFHAVLNGYVSVTPINVDLTAYNSFDELEGFLKTIDN from the coding sequence ATGAAAATATTATTAAGTAACGATGACGGACACTTTGCCCCAGGAATTAGCACGCTATTTGACTACCTATCCAAAATAGCCGAAGTCACTACGGTCGCTCCCGATAGAAATCGTAGCGGCGCCAGTAACTCACTTACTCTAGATAGGCCTATCCGCGTTAATGAAACGGAGCGAGGCTTTTACTCCGTAACAGGCACACCGACCGATTGTGTCCATCTCGGTACGCACCACTTGATGCCAGAGCCGCCCGATATGGTTGTGGCTGGGATTAATACTGGCGCGAATCTTGGCGATGACACGCTCTACTCGGGAACGGTTGCTGCAGCGATGGAAGGTCGAGCGCTTGGCTACCCGGCAGTTGCTGTGTCGTTGGTGGGGCATAATTGCGAGCATTATGTGACCGCAGCTAAAGTGGCGGTTGAGATAATTAAAGGGCTCAAAGACCATCCGATGGAGAAAAACCGGGTGCTGAACATTAATGTGCCTGATCTTCCTTATGACGAATTGAAAGGAATTAAATTAACGCGCTTGGGAAATCGCCACCGTGCTGATACTATAATTCCCGATAAAGATCCAAAAGGTCGTCCTGTTTATTGGTTGGGACCGCTGCCTGAAGGCCAAGATATAGGGGAAGGCACTGATTTTCATGCGGTTTTAAATGGTTATGTCTCTGTGACCCCGATCAATGTCGATTTAACGGCATACAACAGTTTTGATGAGCTCGAGGGTTTTTTGAAAACTATCGATAACTAA
- a CDS encoding YciI family protein, with protein sequence MLYMIYSEDVKESLPLRAKARPAHIERLQTLKSEGRLIMAGPLPAIDADDPGEAGFTGSLIVAEFESLDAAKQWADDDPYIEAGVYHNVTVKPYKKVLP encoded by the coding sequence ATGCTTTACATGATTTACTCAGAAGACGTTAAAGAATCGCTTCCATTAAGGGCAAAAGCTCGACCAGCACATATCGAACGCTTACAAACGCTTAAGAGTGAAGGACGACTCATTATGGCAGGTCCTCTTCCCGCAATTGATGCCGATGATCCAGGAGAAGCTGGCTTCACCGGAAGTTTGATTGTGGCTGAATTTGAATCGTTAGACGCTGCGAAACAGTGGGCTGATGACGATCCTTACATTGAAGCTGGCGTCTACCACAACGTCACCGTAAAGCCCTACAAAAAAGTATTACCATAA
- a CDS encoding YqaA family protein, giving the protein MKIFTKMYDACLRWARHQYAVYILGFISFIESIFFPIPTAVMLAPMALAKPNRALWLAFVATVTSVLGGVVAYVIGAVAFESWVLPWIVELGYEETYKRALDWFAEYGVWVVLVAGFSPVPYKMFTLTAGALGMAFVPFLIASIIARSAQFFLIGGLVKWGGEQMEHKLRQYVEWIGWGVLILGVLAYVIYNIAN; this is encoded by the coding sequence ATGAAAATCTTTACCAAAATGTATGATGCTTGCCTGCGTTGGGCGCGTCATCAGTATGCCGTTTATATCTTAGGTTTTATCAGTTTTATTGAGTCGATCTTTTTCCCAATTCCAACTGCCGTGATGTTGGCGCCGATGGCGCTGGCAAAGCCAAATAGAGCTTTGTGGCTGGCTTTTGTAGCCACAGTGACATCGGTTCTTGGTGGTGTGGTGGCTTATGTTATTGGTGCCGTCGCTTTTGAGTCATGGGTTTTACCCTGGATAGTCGAGCTGGGTTACGAAGAAACTTACAAGCGAGCGCTAGATTGGTTTGCTGAATATGGTGTCTGGGTCGTTCTGGTCGCCGGTTTTTCGCCAGTGCCTTATAAAATGTTTACGTTAACCGCTGGTGCTTTAGGCATGGCATTTGTCCCTTTCTTGATAGCTTCAATCATTGCCCGAAGCGCTCAATTTTTCCTCATCGGTGGATTAGTGAAGTGGGGTGGGGAACAAATGGAGCATAAACTGCGTCAATATGTAGAGTGGATTGGCTGGGGCGTGCTTATTTTAGGCGTTTTAGCTTACGTTATTTACAATATAGCCAATTGA
- the truD gene encoding tRNA pseudouridine(13) synthase TruD — MSNSESVGLAATQCYEWKRLHGGPLSTATFKSQMSDFVVEESLRFELSGEGAHHFLYIQKQNVNTDIVVQKLRRFADVKSTDIGYAGKKDRFAIARQWFSVQLPLLRTIDWSEFNDDEVTVLETSRHDKKLRIGAVKSNHFKVRLKDLNTNKDSFEQRLDTVVTSGFPNYFGEQRFGNEGANLTRGIDLLINNKKLKNRNLQGLLFSAVRSYLFNHVVSCRIEKGLSSQLLEGDYMMLSGSEKGFVVEDLIAEQERFEQKDILLTAPLAGSRSQSKHEAQSFESEVLSDYQVLIEKLSNKRFNEERRAAMCFPQNVTSNWHNDTELTLSFDLPKGAFATSFLREIVSLVENKTPFNT, encoded by the coding sequence ATGAGTAACTCAGAGAGTGTCGGGTTAGCGGCAACTCAGTGCTATGAGTGGAAGCGCTTGCATGGTGGGCCACTATCCACCGCCACCTTCAAGTCGCAAATGAGTGATTTCGTGGTAGAAGAGTCGCTTCGCTTTGAATTATCTGGCGAAGGTGCTCATCATTTTCTATATATCCAAAAGCAAAACGTGAACACGGATATCGTGGTTCAAAAACTCAGACGCTTTGCCGATGTGAAGTCCACTGATATTGGGTATGCGGGTAAAAAAGACCGATTTGCTATCGCTCGGCAGTGGTTTAGTGTGCAGTTACCGTTATTAAGGACTATTGATTGGTCTGAGTTTAACGACGATGAAGTTACTGTGCTAGAGACTAGTCGCCACGATAAAAAGTTAAGAATTGGTGCTGTTAAATCGAACCACTTTAAGGTTCGATTAAAAGATCTTAATACGAATAAAGACAGCTTTGAGCAAAGACTCGATACGGTTGTAACGTCAGGTTTCCCGAATTATTTTGGTGAGCAGCGGTTTGGCAATGAGGGAGCGAACCTAACTCGTGGTATTGATTTATTGATCAATAACAAAAAGCTCAAAAATCGTAATCTGCAAGGCCTGTTATTCTCAGCCGTGAGATCGTACCTTTTTAACCATGTCGTTTCCTGCCGGATCGAAAAAGGCTTATCATCACAATTGCTTGAGGGCGATTATATGATGTTAAGTGGTTCTGAGAAAGGATTTGTGGTGGAAGACTTAATCGCTGAACAAGAGCGCTTTGAGCAAAAAGATATCTTGCTGACAGCGCCACTGGCAGGCTCAAGGTCTCAGTCGAAACATGAAGCGCAGTCTTTTGAGAGCGAGGTATTGTCTGACTACCAAGTGCTGATAGAAAAGCTTTCAAATAAACGCTTCAACGAAGAACGGCGAGCTGCAATGTGTTTTCCCCAAAATGTCACTTCAAACTGGCATAATGACACTGAGTTAACCTTATCTTTTGATTTGCCAAAAGGCGCTTTTGCGACCAGTTTTTTACGTGAGATTGTTTCGTTGGTCGAGAATAAGACGCCTTTCAATACATAA
- a CDS encoding L-threonylcarbamoyladenylate synthase has translation MTQLIEIHNETPQPRLISQVVAKIRQGALIAYPTDSGYALGCHIGDKNALDRIRRIRNLDKSHNFTLVCRDLSELATYARVDNAAFRLIKNNTPGPYTFILRATNEVPNRLKHPKKKTIGIRVPETPITQALLEDLGEPLMSSSLILPQQEDGEILEPYEIHELLNGRVDVVIDGGYCGHEPTTVIDLTSGYPEVVRDGAGDTEVFE, from the coding sequence ATGACACAACTGATTGAAATTCATAATGAAACGCCACAACCAAGACTGATTAGTCAGGTAGTAGCAAAGATCCGTCAAGGGGCATTGATTGCTTATCCAACGGACTCTGGCTATGCGTTGGGCTGCCATATTGGTGACAAAAACGCCCTAGATCGTATTCGACGTATCCGCAACTTAGATAAGTCTCACAACTTTACGTTAGTCTGCCGTGATCTATCGGAGTTAGCCACCTACGCGCGCGTGGATAACGCGGCATTTCGCTTAATTAAAAACAATACCCCTGGGCCTTATACGTTTATTTTACGTGCGACTAACGAGGTGCCGAATCGTTTAAAGCATCCTAAAAAGAAAACCATTGGTATCCGGGTCCCCGAAACGCCTATTACACAGGCATTGCTAGAAGACTTGGGCGAGCCTTTGATGAGTTCGAGTTTGATTTTGCCACAGCAGGAAGATGGTGAGATTCTTGAGCCCTACGAAATACATGAATTACTCAATGGGCGTGTGGACGTAGTCATTGATGGTGGATATTGCGGCCACGAGCCGACCACCGTAATTGATTTAACTTCAGGATACCCCGAAGTGGTTCGTGATGGTGCTGGAGACACTGAAGTTTTTGAGTAA
- a CDS encoding BolA family protein yields the protein MTQQAPDNSARIERMQQLISDALQPEQLDIIDDSHKHIGHAGAKGGLGHFTVIIKSEALEGKRMIQQHRMIYDALGDMMQTDIHALAIKVIK from the coding sequence ATGACACAACAAGCACCTGACAACTCAGCGCGAATCGAAAGAATGCAGCAATTGATTTCTGACGCGCTACAACCCGAGCAATTAGACATCATCGACGACAGCCATAAACATATTGGCCACGCCGGTGCCAAAGGCGGCCTAGGTCACTTCACCGTTATAATCAAAAGTGAAGCCCTCGAAGGCAAACGTATGATCCAACAACATCGCATGATCTATGACGCCCTTGGCGACATGATGCAAACGGATATTCATGCGCTAGCGATAAAAGTTATAAAATAA
- the hisD gene encoding histidinol dehydrogenase, whose amino-acid sequence MQTKNDSQITQCSQWQRESSNSQSDVEPKVRQLLAEIAQQGDEKIEQLSQEFDGFSPQWIKLKPYDEYGLEASLVDAITSAGERIEAFSQFQRDKLTDSTYLDDCGEFGFRYQAIERIGAYIPGGRFPLISTALMTLIPAKLAGCQSRIACSPSDHPAVLAAASFAGATGFLKIGGVQAIAALAYGYKELEPVQMVVGPGNQYVNAAKQGLSQQVQIDAAAGPSELLILADANINQEWVIADMAAQAEHDPQAQSLLISDSLELLESVEMALAADDELAKLLEDKQIILLLADSTAQMIEFSNRYAPEHLLLADQRINQDLLINFGSLFIGENSAVAYGDYCSGPNHTLPTMGTANRSSGLSVLSFLKVQSVQAVSEIGRQKLSDIGQKIAEAEQLVWHQKSMTVRSS is encoded by the coding sequence ATGCAGACTAAAAACGATTCACAAATTACTCAGTGCTCTCAGTGGCAAAGAGAGTCGAGTAACAGTCAGTCTGATGTTGAGCCTAAGGTACGTCAACTTTTGGCAGAAATCGCACAGCAGGGCGACGAAAAGATTGAGCAGCTGAGCCAAGAGTTTGATGGTTTTTCGCCGCAATGGATTAAACTGAAACCTTATGATGAATACGGTTTAGAGGCGTCATTGGTTGATGCGATTACTTCTGCGGGTGAGCGCATTGAAGCATTTTCTCAGTTCCAGAGAGACAAGCTTACCGACAGTACCTATCTTGATGATTGCGGTGAGTTTGGGTTTCGTTATCAAGCGATTGAGCGGATTGGTGCTTATATTCCAGGCGGACGTTTTCCGTTGATTTCAACGGCACTGATGACCTTGATTCCAGCAAAGCTTGCAGGGTGCCAGTCGCGTATTGCTTGTTCGCCGTCAGATCATCCCGCGGTCTTAGCCGCAGCGAGTTTTGCAGGAGCAACCGGTTTCCTCAAAATCGGTGGTGTTCAAGCGATAGCTGCTTTGGCCTATGGCTATAAAGAGCTTGAGCCGGTTCAGATGGTCGTAGGCCCGGGTAACCAGTACGTTAATGCTGCAAAGCAAGGGCTAAGTCAGCAGGTACAAATTGATGCGGCGGCGGGGCCTAGCGAGTTGTTGATTTTAGCGGATGCCAACATCAATCAAGAGTGGGTTATTGCCGATATGGCAGCACAAGCTGAGCATGATCCGCAGGCACAAAGCTTACTGATTAGCGATAGCCTTGAGCTTTTAGAGTCTGTAGAAATGGCCTTAGCGGCAGATGACGAGCTGGCTAAACTGCTAGAAGATAAACAAATTATCTTGCTGCTAGCAGATTCAACGGCGCAAATGATTGAGTTTAGTAACCGTTATGCGCCTGAGCACCTGCTATTGGCTGATCAGCGAATCAACCAAGATCTTTTAATCAATTTCGGTTCACTGTTTATTGGTGAAAACAGCGCTGTCGCCTATGGTGACTATTGCTCAGGTCCTAACCACACGTTACCTACTATGGGCACAGCCAACCGCTCTAGTGGTTTAAGTGTGTTGAGTTTTCTCAAAGTTCAATCGGTGCAAGCGGTGAGTGAGATAGGTCGGCAGAAGCTTTCAGATATTGGTCAGAAAATTGCCGAAGCGGAGCAATTGGTTTGGCATCAGAAGAGTATGACGGTAAGATCCAGTTAA